The following DNA comes from Candidatus Binatia bacterium.
GGACGTCGTCGTCGACGACGTGCGCATCGACGAGCGCTCGGTCACGCTGTCGATTGCCGGACGCCGCCACCGCGTGCTGTTCGCCAGCGAGCGCGGCCACGTCTTCGCCGCCGAAGGCGGCCACGCGTGGGAATTCGTGCCTGGCGAAGAGGCGGCCTCCGAACAGGCCGGCGCCGGAGCGTTCGAACCGCTCGTCAGCTCCCCGATGCCCGGCAAGGTGCTGCAGGTGCTGGTCGCCGCGGGAGACATCGTCGAGGCCGACGGCGCGCTGCTGCTTCTCGAAGCGATGAAAATGGAAATGACGGTGCGCGCGACGCATCGCTGCTGCGTCGCTTCGATCCGAGTCGAGGCCGGCGCGATGGTCGGTCCCGGCGACACGCTCGTCGAGCTCGAAGAGGCGCCGACCGACGAAGCCGCGTCCTGAGATGGCCGAGGACTTCCCGCCTCCGGCTTCGCTGCAGGCCTTCGCAAAGGCCGCCGAAACGCTCAGTTTCAAGGAGGCGGCCGAAGCGCTGCACGTCTCGCCGTCGGCGCTGACGAGGCGGATCCAGGCACTCGAAGAACAGGTGGGCGCGGCGCTGTTTCGCCGCCTCCATTCCGGTCTGGAGCTGACGCCCGAAGGCGTGCGCTATCTCGAGAGCGTGCGGCGCGTGCTCGCGGAGCTGCGCCGCGCGCAGGCTTCGGTTCTTCCGCCGGTTTCGAATCCGCTTCGCATCAGCGCCCTGGAATCGTTCACCGAGAGCTGGCTGGTCCCGCATCTGCCGGAGTTCGAGAAACTGCATCCGCAGATCTCGCTCGAAGTGGCGGCCACGCTGCGCTACGCGGATTTCGACCGCGATCCGGTCGACGTCGCGATCCGTTTTGGTACCGGTCCCTGGGACGGCCTTCACAGCGAGCCGCTGGTCGATCTCGAGGTTCTTCCCGTCTGCAGTCCCGTGCTGCTTCACGGAGACCATCCTCTTGCCTCGCCTGCAGATCTGGCGGCCCACACGCTGATCCGCGTCAGCCAGGTTCCCGAGTCGTGGCCGGAGTGGCTGCGCGCGGCCGGCGTCGAGGATCTCGTGCCGAAGCGCTACGTCACGTACGATCATCTGTCGATCGCACTTGCCGCGGCGGAATCGGCGCAGGGCGTGGCGCTGTGCGCGCGCTTCCTTTGCGCGGCGCGGCTTGCGAGCGGGCGGCTTTGCATCCCGTTCGACACGGCGCTGGTGTCGCGCTCGACGTACCATCTGGTGTGCCGGCCTGAGGGGCTGGACGATCCGCGCATCGTTGCGTTGAGGGACTGGCTGGTCGATTCGCTGGCGTGAGGGCGCCATTGCGTAACCCCGCCCGATCGCACCGGCCGCTTGCGCGGGGCGCAACGACGGTTGCCGAAATCCCGTTTGCGGCGCCGGCCGCCGCGGCGGTACGACAACGGCATGAGACAACTCACCTGTACCGAACCCGGAGCCGTGGCGTGGAAGGACGTCGACGAACCGTCATTGCCGTCACCTGCGGGGGCGCTGGTGCGGCCGCTGGCGGTCGCACGCTGCGACATTGACCTGTTCCTGGCGTCCGGCTTGATCCCGTCGCGCGGGCCTTTCGCGCTCGGCCATGAGTGCGTCGGCGAGATCGTCGCGCTCGGCAGCGACGTGCACGGGCTTTCCATCGGGCAGCGCGCCGTCGTCGCGTTTCAGCTCAGTTGCGGGGCCTGCCCGACGTGCCGCCGGGGAGGCAGCGCGAACTGCGACCAGTACCCGGTGCTGTCCGACTACGGGATGCAGCCGCTGTCCGGCGTCGAATACGGCGGCATGTTGTGCGATCTCGTCAGCGTTCCGTATGCCGAGGCGATGCTGTGCCCGGTGGATTCGGCGCTGGACCCCGTCGCGATGGCGAGCGTTTCCGACAACGTCCTCGACGGATACCGGGCCGTTGCTCCTCACCTGGCCGAAGCGCCGGGAAGCGAGGTGCTGATCGTCTGCCATGGCCTGAAGAGTGTTCCGCTGTACGCGGCGCAGGCAGCGCTGGCACTTGGTGCGTCGCGCGTGGACTACGCGAGCGACGATCGCGAGGCGCTCGAGCTTGCCGAGCGCCTCGGCGCCCGACCCGTGCTGACCGATTTCTCGAAAAGGATCGGCCGCTATCCCATCGTCGTCGATTCGGGCCTGACGCCGAACGGACTGCACTGCGCGATCGCGTCGACGCGCGCGGAGGGCATCTGCCACAGCACGAGCTTCTATGCCGGAGGGAGCATCCCGATGCCGCTCGGCAAGATGTACACGCTCGGCATCCGCTTCTTCATCGGCCGCGCGCACGCGGCCTCCTTGCTTCCCGAGGTGATGCCGCTGATCGCCTCCGGGGCGCTCCGGCCCGGCGAGGTCACGACCCGAGTGGCCGCTTGGGACGAAGCGCCGGCAGCGTGGCTGGAGCCGGCCATCAAGCTCGTCATCTCCCGCAACTGAGGGGGTTGGGGTCAGGCACCATTCTTCTGGTGCCTGACCCCATTCCTGTGGTGCCTGACCCCATAACGACTATGGAATAGGGGCTGGGGTGCATTGGCAGGCGCCGTTGTTGCTTTGGCAGAGCGAGCCTGTCGAGCAGGTGCCGACGCAGCCCGGGGCTGTCGACTGGGCGCAGGTCGGCAGCGGCAGCGTGGCGCAGCCGCACGAGTTGTTGTTGTCGATGCAGACCTGGCCCTCGTCGCACAGGCCGGCGCAGGTCGGTGCAATCGCCGCGCCGCACGGGGGCGCGCCCGGAGCGCCGCATTCGCAGGTCGAGCCGATGCTCTGGCACAGCTCGCCGGTCGGACACAGGCCGCCGCAGACCGGCGCGGAAGCCTCGCTGCACTGGGGGAGCGTCGCGATCTGGCACTGGCAGGTGCCGTTGTTGTTCATGCAGACGTCGGTTCCCGAACACGCGCCGCCGCAGACAGGCGCAGTGGCGCTGTCGCAGCTCGGCAGCGGCAGGCCGGTGCAGCTGCAGGTGGTTCCGCTGACGTTGCAGGTCTCGCCGGTCGGACAGACGCCTCCGCAGACCGGTGCCGTCGCATCCGCGCACATGGGCAGCGGCAGCAGCGTCGTCGACGTCGTGTCGGTTCCGCCGGGACAGTTGGCGCCGGACGGGAAGTCGTACGGAACGCTCATGTCGCTCTTGCAGCGGATGTCCTGGTCGAACGTCAGCAGCAGCGCACCGGGGCCGGGCAGGCCGGATGCAAGGTTGATCGCGGGGTTCGAAGTCGGCGCGACACAGAACGACGACACGGTGACCGGATTGTAGATGTCGGCGGTGCCGGTGTTCGTGATCGGGTCGGGGAAACACTTGCGCACCCCGAGGATCGTGCAGTGGCCGGCGCTGCTCGTCGTGCAGTCGGTGTCGCTGGTGCACGGAACGTAGCCGCTCCCGTCCGGCTTCACCTTGCCGTCGCAGTACATGTCGACCGGCCCCTGCGTGCACAGCCCGTCGGCGCCGCACTCGAAGTTCGTGCACTGGTTCTCGATGACACCCGCGCCGCCCGAGGCCGTGCAGGTGCCGGCGCCGACGTCGCTGCACTCGGAATTGTTCGAGCAGCTCAGCAGGCTGTTGCCGGTGCACGTGCGGCACGGGCACAGCGCGCCGGTCGGCGTGTCGCACGGCAGCTCGGCCTTCAGCGTGGAGGTGCCCGACGTCAGGTTCACGTCGATGATCAGGCCCGTGCCGCTGATGTTGGACGCCGACGGCGGCAGGCAGTCGTTGCTGATCGGGCCGAACGTGGGATCGATGCCGTTGACGTCGCACTTGGTGCCGATGCCGTTGCTGCAGGTTCCGTCGTAGACGCCGTCGTTCGGGGTCTTGTCACCGTCGCAGGTCGGACACGGGGCGCTGGTGCCGAGCCCGAGGTAGACGACGGCAGCAAGGTTGATCGAGTCGTGCCATTCGCCGGTCCTCAGGTCCATCGTGCCGCCCTCGTCGTTGCGCAGGCGCAGCGCGACGCACGCGGGGTTTCCACCGGCGGAGATCGGCAGCGGTGCGCCGAAGAAGCAGCGGCAGGTGGGATCCACCGAGCCGCAGCTGGCCGGATCCGAGCCGTTGATCACGTTGCAGGTCGTCTGCGAGTTGGACGTGCAGTGGCAACCGGTGACCGCACCTGTCGCGTCGTCGGTGTGCAGCTTGACGGTGCAGTTTTCGCAGTTGTCGTCGCAGTTGACGTCGAGGATGTCGCCGGCGTGGTCGGGAACGTCGATCACGTGGGCGAGTCCCGACCATCCCGCGTTGAGCTCGGTTACCGAGTGCCTCTCGGTCGAGTAGTGCGACAGGATCGAGCGCTTGATCACCGCGGGCGCGCAGCGGCCGGTGGCACTGGACACGCAGTGGCACGAGCCTCCCGATGTCGCGCACGTGGTCCCGGTCGGGCAGGTGCCGTCACACTGGGGAGCGGACTGGCCGCAGGTTCCTCCACCACCGCCGCCAGGCAGCGTGGTGGTCGTCGTGCTCGTCGTTCCCGCAACGCCGTAGGCGTCACGGATGAGCGCGCCCGCATCGTCGTCCGTGGACGAGGTCGCGCACGCGAGAAGGCCGTTGGTGTCGCTCGAGCAGGCCTGCAGCTTGGCGAGCACGTCGGATGAGAACTGGCACGACGGAGTCACCTTGGCGACGAAGCGCTGCTCGGCTTCGAGGATGCGCCCGCGCGGATCGGCGCCGTCGCAGTCGTACGACGACGTGCCGCTTCCCTGCACGTCCTTCTGGTTCTGGCACGAGCGGCGCTCGGTCATGATCGTCTGCAGGATGCGGCCGGTGCCCTTGGCCAGGCGGCCCTGGCACTTGCGCAGCGGCTTGAGAAGCCGCTCGTCGGGATTGCCCTGGGCGCTGTGGCCAAGCGCGCCGACCTCGGCGTCCCCGAGAGCGAACATGCAGTCGGCAACTTCGCCGAAATCGTCGATGTTCGCCGTTGCGCCGCCGTCGTCGGCGGCCTGGGCGGGAGCAGGGCACGCGGTATAGTCGGACGACAGCAGCGACTCCGAGCCGCTGCACGCCGAAACCACCGCGCTCTTCTGCTGGGTACGCGTGAGCGCCAGCCGGCCGTCCGCGTCGGCCTGGGAGACATCGCCGCAGTCGACGGACAGCGGCACGCTGCCGGTGCTGCGGTGCTGGTTGCACGTCGCAACGACCTTGGCCGCGGCCCGCGCGTACTGGGTCGAAGCTTCGGCGATCGCGTTGCGGCACGCCGATTCGGGTGCCGAGTAGGTCGTCGCCCATGACGGCTGCAACGACAGCAGGACGAAAGCGAAAACGGGCGCTGTCTGAATCCTCATCGTGGTCCCTCCCGCGCTGGTCGCCTGGCAACCCGCAGCCACGTGGGACGCGGCATCGAATGCAGGTTCGGCGACGAGCCGATGACGCTGAGGACTAGCGGTACACTATTTACATACTTCTCAGCAAGGGGACTTACAAAAATCTCAGTAGGGGGGACGGCCGGCGGGTCCCACTCAGCTTGGGCCGCGGGGACGCTCCCGATTACCCCATCAGTGGTTGAAATGAGCGGAAAAACTGGGAAAAAGGAGGGCTTCCAGCCCTTTTCCCTCGGAGCATTCGTGGCGGCGGACACAAAACCCCTGGTTTCGGTGGTGATCCCGGTCTTCAACGGCGAAGCGACCATCCGCCGGGGCATCGAGTCGATCTTCGGCCAGACCTGGCCCGACATCGAGATCGTCGTCGTCGACGACTGCTCCAGGGACTCGACGCGCCAGATCCTCGAGTCGTTCGGAGACCGCATCCACGCGATCTTCCACGAGAAGAACCGTGGCACCGCCGGCGCCTACAACACCGGCAGCGCGGCCGCCCGCGGCCGTTTCCTGCTGCTGATGGCCAGCGACTGCTACCTGAGCCAGGCCGACTACATCGAGCGCGGCATGCAGCACTTCGCCGATCCGACGGTTGCCGGAGTGATCGGCCAGGGCGTCTTCGACAATCCCGACCGCCTCGACACGATCCAGCGCATCTTCACGCTGGTCAACGTGCTCGACGTCGTCGAAGTGCACAATGAGGACGTCTACGAAGTCTCGTTCATCGAGACGCGCTGCGATCTCGTGCGCAAGGAAGCTCTCGAGCGCATCGGTTTCTGGTTCGAGGGCCTCTACAACTCCACCGAAGACCAGGACATCTCCGCGCACATGCGCGAGTGCGGCTACCGCCTGCTGCAAGACAAGAAGATGAAGTTCTCGCTGGATTTCGGCCAGACCGAGGACAACCTCTACAAAATCTTCAAGAAGCAGTACAAGTACGCGCACGGCCAGGGCTACATTTTCCTGCGCTACGGGCTCGGCCACCACGTGATGACCGGAGACCAGCACAATCGCCGCATCCGCATCCGCCATCGTCTCATCCAGATCGCGATGGCGCCGCTCGTGCCGCTGCTGCTCGTATTGTCGCTGGTCAGCCAGGTGGCCGGACTGCTGCTCGCTGCGATCGTCGTCGCTCGCGGCGTGCATTACTGGAGATCGGCGGGCGGCCTGCTTTCCGGAACGAATCGCCTGACGGGTGCCCTCGTCGGCATCGGCTGCGACGTCACTTACGGCACGAGTTTTCTCACCGCGCTCGTCTACTGGGCGATCAAGGACCCTGCCATCGTCCGCTTCGGCGGCCCTGCCCGCGCCTGAGCCGGCAAATTCGCGCCAGCTTGCGCGTTTCGTCGTCGGGTTTTTGCGCATCCGCCGCTGCGTGCGGGAAATCCCTGCCGTTTCCGGATTTCGCGCGGGCGACCTGTACCCGGACCGGGTTTGCGCTACCCTTTGCGCTTAACGGAGGTCACTCGCTCATGGCCACGAACAATCCTCTCCCCATGCGTTCCAGCAACCCGGTCCTGTCGGCCGACACGTTCGGGCGCCGCCAGGCGGCCGGCGCCGCGATGACGATCGAAGGCACGGTCAACAAGACCGCGGCCAGCCTGCTCATTCTCCTCGTGACAGCGCTGTGGACGTGGAGCCTCGGCTCGGCCGATCCGCTGACGGGTCACGCCGATCCTGCGGCCGCCATGCCGTGGATGATGGTCGGCATGGTAGGCGGCTTCATCGTCGCGATGGTGACGACGTTCAAGCGCGAGTGGTCTCCGGTGACTGCGCCGGCGTACGCCGCGCTGGAAGGGCTGGCCCTCGGCGGCATCTCGGTGGCGATGAACGCGCGCTATCCGGGATTGGTCGGCCAGGCTGTATTCCTCACCTTCGGCACCCTCGGTGCCCTGCTCGTCGCGTACCGCTCCGGCTGGATCCAGGTGACCGATCGCTTTCGCCTCGGGATTTTCGCCGCGACCGGCGGCATCGCGCTGTTCTACCTGGTCGGCTTCATCCTGAGCTTCTTCGGCACCGGAATCCCGCTGATCCACGGCAGCGGGCCGGTCGGGATCGCCTTCAGCGTATTCGTCGTCGGAATCGCCGCTCTCAACCTCGTGCTCGACTTCGACTTCATCGAGCAGGGCACCCGCGCGGGCGCTCCGAAGTACATGGAGTGGTACGCGGCATTCGGGCTGATGGTCACTCTCGTGTGGCTGTACATCGAGATTCTGCGGCTGCTCTCGAAGCTGCAGGAGCGGCGCTGACGCGTCTTCCTTCGATCCCTCCTTCTTTGCGCGCAGCAGCGTGAGCATGGCTAGCGGCATCGCCGTCGGGCAGCGCTACGTCAGCGACGCCGAGCCCGAGCTGGGCCTCGGACTCGTCATCGGCGTCGACGGCCGCATGGTCGAGCTGGCTTTCGCGGCGGCCGACGAAGTGCGACGCTACGTCGTCGGCTCCTCGCCGCTTCGCAGGGTGCGCTTTTCAGTCGGCGACGTGCTCGTGGACGAAGCGGGGCTTGCGCACCCGGTCGATGGCGTCGAAGAGCGAGACGAATTGCTCTTCTACCGGTCGGGCGAGGTCGAGCTGCCCGAGACGCGCGTGGCTGCGCGCACGGACGTCAGCGGCCCTCGCGAGCGGCTCCTGTCCGGAAGAGTCGATGCGCCGGCAGCCTTCGACTTGCGCGTGGAGACGCTCGAACGACTGCACGCCATCCGTGCCTCCCCGGTGCGCGGATTTGCCGGCCCCCGTATCGAGCTTCTGCCTCACCAGTTTTCCGTCGCCGGTGACGTCAGCGCGCGGCTTCTTCCCCGCGTCCTGCTGGCCGACGAGACCGGCCTCGGAAAGACGATCGAAGCGGGTCTGATCATCAGTCGCCTGATCCTTACCGGTCGCGCGGCAAGAGTGCTCGTCATCGTGCCGGACGCGCTCGTCAACCAGTGGCTCGTCGAGCTGAGGCGCCGCTTCCAGCTGCGATTCGCCGTGTTCGACGCCGAGCGATGCGACGCGATCGAAGAAAGCGAGCCGGGTACCAATCCGTTCGTGCAGGACCAGTTCGTGCTCGCAGGGCTGTCGCTTTTTTCCGGAAACGAGGAGCGCAGCAGCCAGGCCGCCGACGCACGCTGGGACGTCGTCGTCGTCGACGAGGCCCATCAC
Coding sequences within:
- a CDS encoding alcohol dehydrogenase catalytic domain-containing protein, with the protein product MRQLTCTEPGAVAWKDVDEPSLPSPAGALVRPLAVARCDIDLFLASGLIPSRGPFALGHECVGEIVALGSDVHGLSIGQRAVVAFQLSCGACPTCRRGGSANCDQYPVLSDYGMQPLSGVEYGGMLCDLVSVPYAEAMLCPVDSALDPVAMASVSDNVLDGYRAVAPHLAEAPGSEVLIVCHGLKSVPLYAAQAALALGASRVDYASDDREALELAERLGARPVLTDFSKRIGRYPIVVDSGLTPNGLHCAIASTRAEGICHSTSFYAGGSIPMPLGKMYTLGIRFFIGRAHAASLLPEVMPLIASGALRPGEVTTRVAAWDEAPAAWLEPAIKLVISRN
- a CDS encoding acetyl-CoA carboxylase biotin carboxyl carrier protein subunit, which encodes MELRFRAGTRNVAMTVAARDGKNIVSIDGRDVVVDDVRIDERSVTLSIAGRRHRVLFASERGHVFAAEGGHAWEFVPGEEAASEQAGAGAFEPLVSSPMPGKVLQVLVAAGDIVEADGALLLLEAMKMEMTVRATHRCCVASIRVEAGAMVGPGDTLVELEEAPTDEAAS
- a CDS encoding LysR substrate-binding domain-containing protein, encoding MAEDFPPPASLQAFAKAAETLSFKEAAEALHVSPSALTRRIQALEEQVGAALFRRLHSGLELTPEGVRYLESVRRVLAELRRAQASVLPPVSNPLRISALESFTESWLVPHLPEFEKLHPQISLEVAATLRYADFDRDPVDVAIRFGTGPWDGLHSEPLVDLEVLPVCSPVLLHGDHPLASPADLAAHTLIRVSQVPESWPEWLRAAGVEDLVPKRYVTYDHLSIALAAAESAQGVALCARFLCAARLASGRLCIPFDTALVSRSTYHLVCRPEGLDDPRIVALRDWLVDSLA
- a CDS encoding Bax inhibitor-1/YccA family protein, producing the protein MRSSNPVLSADTFGRRQAAGAAMTIEGTVNKTAASLLILLVTALWTWSLGSADPLTGHADPAAAMPWMMVGMVGGFIVAMVTTFKREWSPVTAPAYAALEGLALGGISVAMNARYPGLVGQAVFLTFGTLGALLVAYRSGWIQVTDRFRLGIFAATGGIALFYLVGFILSFFGTGIPLIHGSGPVGIAFSVFVVGIAALNLVLDFDFIEQGTRAGAPKYMEWYAAFGLMVTLVWLYIEILRLLSKLQERR
- a CDS encoding glycosyltransferase family 2 protein, which translates into the protein MAADTKPLVSVVIPVFNGEATIRRGIESIFGQTWPDIEIVVVDDCSRDSTRQILESFGDRIHAIFHEKNRGTAGAYNTGSAAARGRFLLLMASDCYLSQADYIERGMQHFADPTVAGVIGQGVFDNPDRLDTIQRIFTLVNVLDVVEVHNEDVYEVSFIETRCDLVRKEALERIGFWFEGLYNSTEDQDISAHMRECGYRLLQDKKMKFSLDFGQTEDNLYKIFKKQYKYAHGQGYIFLRYGLGHHVMTGDQHNRRIRIRHRLIQIAMAPLVPLLLVLSLVSQVAGLLLAAIVVARGVHYWRSAGGLLSGTNRLTGALVGIGCDVTYGTSFLTALVYWAIKDPAIVRFGGPARA